In a single window of the Limnochorda sp. L945t genome:
- a CDS encoding carbohydrate ABC transporter permease, giving the protein MPSPDAAALARRRWARAGAVYLLLLAFSLLFIGPFLFAVLSSLKDNPTEWPPRLDPPQLEPRNWAAAYRLGKLGGGSGWFGAFAPGAVVPFEVTYRVTPEAAAQGITTPDVRVPRRVPGAGAGAVRLGPFASDFAEVSPPEVASRLVHTDGSVVVTWRFTVRHTGDETVDRLPLDVLVPRGYEFVGATLSPNRVERLGRVQSWNSITPGVIPYVLYNYTRVFRENYSRTTGKNLFLTWIGNSLWIAVVKVLTTLAFASLAGYALARLRFPGRQAVFLVMLFSMMVPGQVTFISNYLVLRDGIFGLSRLWGMPTLLNSFTGLILSGLVGASAVFIMKQFFESLPRELDEAARIDGASPLVTFYRVVLPLARPALGALTILTFQGVWNEFFWPLVVLTSPQDKFTLPVGLLMFRRTYGVAFDWGPLLAGAVVSALPIVVLFVVFQRYFVEGISFSGLKG; this is encoded by the coding sequence ATGCCGTCACCCGATGCAGCCGCCCTGGCCCGCCGCCGCTGGGCCCGAGCCGGAGCAGTCTACCTGCTGCTTCTCGCCTTTTCGCTCCTTTTCATCGGGCCCTTCCTCTTTGCCGTGCTCTCCAGCCTCAAAGACAACCCCACCGAATGGCCGCCGCGCCTCGACCCGCCCCAGCTCGAGCCGCGCAACTGGGCCGCGGCCTACCGCCTGGGCAAGCTCGGCGGAGGCAGCGGGTGGTTTGGCGCGTTCGCACCCGGCGCCGTCGTGCCGTTCGAAGTGACCTATCGCGTCACGCCCGAGGCGGCCGCACAAGGTATCACGACGCCGGATGTCCGCGTGCCCCGCCGGGTGCCGGGAGCGGGAGCGGGGGCGGTGAGGTTGGGGCCGTTCGCCTCCGACTTTGCCGAGGTGAGCCCGCCCGAGGTGGCTTCGCGGCTGGTGCACACCGACGGCAGCGTGGTGGTCACGTGGCGCTTCACGGTGCGGCATACGGGCGACGAGACCGTGGACCGGCTGCCGCTCGACGTGCTCGTGCCGCGGGGGTACGAGTTCGTCGGGGCCACGCTTTCGCCCAACCGGGTGGAGCGCTTGGGGCGGGTGCAGAGCTGGAACAGCATCACGCCGGGCGTGATCCCGTACGTGCTCTACAACTACACCCGCGTCTTTCGGGAAAACTACAGCCGCACCACGGGCAAGAACCTCTTCCTCACCTGGATCGGCAACTCCCTCTGGATCGCCGTGGTCAAGGTGCTTACGACGCTTGCGTTCGCGTCGCTCGCCGGGTACGCGCTGGCCCGCCTGCGCTTCCCCGGGCGGCAGGCCGTCTTCCTGGTCATGCTCTTCTCGATGATGGTACCGGGGCAGGTGACCTTCATCTCCAACTACCTGGTGCTCCGGGACGGGATCTTCGGGCTGTCGAGGCTGTGGGGGATGCCGACGCTGCTCAACAGCTTCACGGGGCTGATCCTGTCCGGGCTCGTCGGGGCAAGCGCCGTGTTCATCATGAAGCAGTTCTTCGAGTCGCTGCCCAGGGAACTCGACGAAGCGGCGCGCATCGACGGCGCAAGCCCGCTCGTGACGTTCTACCGGGTGGTGCTGCCGCTGGCAAGGCCTGCGCTCGGGGCGCTCACCATCCTGACGTTCCAGGGGGTGTGGAACGAGTTTTTCTGGCCCCTGGTCGTGCTCACATCGCCCCAGGACAAGTTCACGCTGCCGGTGGGGCTCCTCATGTTCCGGCGGACGTACGGGGTGGCCTTCGACTGGGGACCGCTCCTGGCCGGGGCGGTGGTCTCGGCGC